From Vitis vinifera cultivar Pinot Noir 40024 chromosome 3, ASM3070453v1, the proteins below share one genomic window:
- the LOC100255635 gene encoding uncharacterized protein LOC100255635 produces the protein MHEVKWQGSSLKPFNLMEVTTSNHRRSMSDPAKRKFEEKPSSILKASHRLGLDMGQFRSSVEAKKQSPRAEVQNSLKQEILQLQKGLQDQFLVRRALEKALGYRSFSHDTINANSVPKPAENLIKEIAVLELEVVYLEQYLLSLYRKTFDRQISSVSTVDDRIKSTSTAHRRMFQEVSGDKIISKTENSVIHSSHLLSPRDSIDNPPKECNDIWGPHKLLDSSIHRSHSSLSQRSTCPIRTSPSMQTLAKAVDSYHSLPLSMLERADNAPSNAISLAEHLGTNICDHDPMTPNRLSEEMIKCISAIYCRLADPPLSNNDYPSSPISSPLSMNEFSPRGQCDMWSPQCRKNSSFNSVLDNPFHIEESKEFSGPYCTMVEVKWICRDSKKLRDIGPMLQKFRSLVYQLEQVDPRKMRHEEKLAFWINVHNALIMHAFLVYGIPQNNLKRISLLLKAAYNVGGHTISVDMIQNSILGCRLARPGQWLWSLFSSTKKFKARDERKAYGIEHPEPLLHFALCSGSHSDPSARIYTPKNVFQELEVAKEEYIRTAFRLHKGQKVLLPKLVESFSKESGLCQADLVEIIEHCMPNSLGKGIHWGQHGKFWKSIEWTPHNFAFRYLLSRELPK, from the exons GATATGGGACAATTCAGAAGCTCTGTTGAAGCAAAGAAGCAGTCCCCAAGAGCTGAGGTTCAGAATTCTTTGAAGCAAGag ATTCTACAGCTTCAGAAGGGATTACAAGACCAATTTCTGGTTCGACGTGCATTAGAGAAGGCATTGGGTTATAGGTCTTTCTCCCATGATACCATAAATGCAAACTCAGTGCCCAAG CCTGCTGAGAATCTGATCAAGGAAATTGCGGTTTTGGAGCTGGAAGTTGTCTACCTGGAACAATATCTTCTCTCATTGTACCGGAAAACATTTGATCGACAAATTTCATCCGTTTCTACCGTGGATGATAGAATAAAGTCAACTTCAACTGCCCATAGAAGGATGTTTCAAGAAGTTTCTGGAGATAAGATCATATCAAAGACTGAAAATTCAGTTATTCACTCTAGCCATCTTTTGTCACCCCGAGATTCAATTGACAATCCACCAAAGGAATGCAATGACATTTGGGGACCTCATAAGTTGTTGGATTCTAGCATTCATCGCAGCCATTCCTCCCTATCTCAACGTTCAACTTGTCCGATTAGAACTTCTCCTTCAATGCAAACTCTAGCCAAAGCTGTAGACTCGTACCATTCTCTACCTTTGTCCATGCTGGAG CGTGCTGACAATGCTCCTTCAAATGCAATCAGCCTGGCAGAGCATCTTGGTACCAACATTTGTGATCATGATCCAATGACACCAAACCGGCTCTCTGAGGAGATGATTAAGTGCATCTCAGCCATATATTGCAGACTTGCAGACCCCCCTTTGTCCAATAATGATTATCCTTCCTCTCCTATTTCCTCCCCATTATCAATGAATGAGTTTTCTCCGCGAGGCCAGTGTGATATGTGGAGCCCACAATGCCGTAAAAATTCATCTTTCAATTCAGTGTTGGATAACCCTTTCCACATTGAAGAGTCGAAGGAATTCAGTGGACCATACTGCACAATGGTGGAAGTGAAATGGATTTGTAGAGACAGTAAAAAGTTAAGAGACATTGGGCCCATGCTACAAAAATTTCG GTCACTTGTTTATCAGTTGGAACAAGTTGATCCTAGAAAGATGAGACATGAGGAGAAGCTAGCTTTCTGGATTAATGTACACAATGCACTAATAATGCAT GCATTCTTGGTTTATGGGATTCCACAAAATAATCTAAAGAGAATTTCTTTACTTCTCAAG GCTGCATATAATGTGGGAGGTCACACCATAAGCGTAGACATGATACAGAATTCTATTTTAGGATGCAGATTGGCTCGCCCTGGACAA TGGCTCTGGTCGTTGTTTTCATCAACAAAGAAATTCAAGGCTCGAGATGAGAGGAAAGCATATGGCATTGAGCACCCTGAGCCTCTCCTGCATTTTGCACTCTGTTCAGGAAGCCATTCTGATCCTTCG GCCCGCATATACACACCAAAGAACGTGTTCCAGGAGTTGGAAGTTGCAAAAGAAGAGTACATCCGAACCGCCTTCAGGTTACACAAGGGACAGAAAGTTCTTCTACCAAAGCTTGTGGAGTCTTTTTCCAAGGAATCTGGTTTGTGTCAAGCTGATCTGGTGGAGATCATTGAGCATTGTATGCCTAACAGCTTGGGAAAGGGCATCCACTGGGGTCAGCATGGAAAATTTTGGAAGAGCATAGAATGGACCCCTCACAACTTCGCATTCCGTTATCTGCTTTCAAGAGAGCTACCAAAGTGA